From the genome of Candidatus Methylopumilus turicensis, one region includes:
- the gltX gene encoding glutamate--tRNA ligase has translation MTVRTRFAPSPTGFLHIGGARTALFSWAYARKHKGQFILRIEDTDVARSTPEAVQAILDGMSWLGLEWDEGPFYQMQRMDRYKEIIQKMLTEGSAYLCYSSKEELDALRERQMQDGIKPRYDGRWRPEDAKTLPEVPPGVQPVVRFKNPKTGLVEWNDMVKGHIAISNEELDDLIIARGDGTPTYNFCVVVDDWEMGITQVIRGDDHVNNTPRQINMLKALGATIPQYAHLSMILGDDGQKLSKRHGAVSVMQYDDDGYLPEAVLNYLARLGWSHGDDEIFSMEQFCEWFDLDHITPSAAQFNTEKLNWVNAHYIKQADLIVLATDIQKRLLAKGIKTEGGPDLNGVIALYRDRANTLNDLAASIDYFYSQPSLDAAAAEKHLTPDIMPMMKTMLAELTEIDWTVEAIHHVIEQTVVKNELKFPKVAMPLRVMVTGGGQSPSVDAVMQLLGKEETLKRMSAFCA, from the coding sequence ACCGATGTGGCACGCTCAACCCCTGAAGCAGTACAAGCGATTTTAGATGGCATGTCATGGTTAGGTTTGGAGTGGGACGAGGGTCCTTTCTATCAAATGCAACGCATGGATCGATACAAAGAAATTATCCAAAAAATGCTGACTGAGGGCAGTGCTTATCTTTGTTATTCAAGCAAAGAAGAATTAGATGCTTTGCGCGAACGTCAGATGCAGGATGGTATCAAGCCACGCTACGATGGTCGCTGGAGACCTGAAGATGCCAAGACGCTTCCCGAGGTTCCTCCTGGTGTGCAACCAGTTGTGCGCTTTAAAAACCCAAAAACAGGCTTGGTAGAATGGAATGATATGGTTAAAGGCCATATTGCCATCTCAAATGAAGAGCTAGATGATTTGATTATTGCTCGCGGCGACGGCACACCCACTTACAACTTTTGTGTGGTGGTTGATGACTGGGAAATGGGCATTACCCAAGTGATACGTGGTGATGACCATGTGAATAACACACCTCGCCAAATCAATATGCTTAAAGCACTAGGTGCGACCATTCCTCAGTACGCTCATTTATCCATGATTTTGGGTGATGATGGTCAAAAGCTATCTAAACGACACGGCGCAGTGAGTGTGATGCAATATGACGATGATGGCTATTTGCCTGAAGCGGTATTGAATTACTTAGCGCGCTTAGGCTGGTCTCATGGTGATGATGAAATTTTCAGCATGGAACAATTCTGCGAGTGGTTCGATTTGGACCACATTACGCCATCAGCAGCGCAATTTAATACTGAAAAATTAAACTGGGTTAATGCGCACTACATTAAGCAAGCAGACTTAATAGTACTGGCTACTGACATTCAAAAACGTCTTTTAGCCAAAGGCATCAAAACTGAAGGCGGTCCCGATTTGAATGGTGTGATTGCGCTTTATCGTGACCGTGCAAATACGCTTAACGACTTAGCTGCAAGCATTGACTACTTCTATAGTCAGCCTTCATTAGATGCAGCAGCGGCAGAAAAGCATTTAACACCAGACATTATGCCGATGATGAAAACGATGCTCGCTGAGCTAACTGAAATTGATTGGACTGTTGAAGCGATTCATCATGTGATTGAGCAAACAGTCGTAAAAAATGAATTGAAGTTTCCTAAAGTGGCAATGCCGCTTCGTGTGATGGTAACAGGCGGTGGTCAGTCACCAAGCGTTGATGCTGTGATGCAATTGTTAGGTAAAGAAGAAACACTTAAACGTATGTCAGCTTTTTGCGCTTAA
- the hfq gene encoding RNA chaperone Hfq, which produces MTPKGQLLQDPFLNALRKEHVPVSIYLVNGIKLQGQVDSFDQYVILLKNTVTQMVYKHAISTIVPGRAVSIPTGVVEE; this is translated from the coding sequence ATGACTCCTAAAGGGCAGTTGTTACAAGACCCATTTTTAAATGCATTACGTAAGGAACATGTCCCTGTGTCGATCTATCTCGTTAACGGGATTAAGTTACAAGGTCAGGTTGATTCATTTGATCAATACGTGATTTTGCTCAAAAACACAGTCACTCAAATGGTATACAAACATGCCATTTCTACTATTGTTCCAGGCCGCGCTGTCAGCATTCCAACTGGAGTCGTCGAAGAGTAG
- the hflX gene encoding GTPase HflX yields MLDRPETSSDAILVSLDFGESGYEESLEELKQLAISAGINIRGVVEGKRDKPDAKLYLGSGKAEELAEMVKATESRAVVFNHDLSPSQQRNLERLLECRVADRTGLILDIFAQRAKSHEGKLQVELAQLEHLSTRLVRGWTHLERQKGGIGVRGGPGETQLELDRRMLRVRVKQLREKLDKLKQQRGMQRRSRQRSQVMSVSLVGYTNAGKSTLFNRLTQSKVLAADQLFATLDTTSRKLYIPDAGAMVISDTVGFIKHLPHALVEAFGATLEESVQSDLLLHIVDSASTNRDEQIEQVNKVLGEIGAQDVAQILVMNQIDRAGLQAGLERDEYGRICKVLISAKTGAGLQYLEQALKEHQQRLYDYRTTEAAYL; encoded by the coding sequence ATGCTTGATCGACCAGAAACTAGTAGTGATGCCATATTAGTTAGTTTGGACTTTGGTGAGTCGGGGTATGAAGAGAGCCTCGAGGAACTCAAACAGCTCGCAATCAGTGCCGGTATTAACATTCGCGGCGTTGTTGAGGGTAAACGAGACAAACCTGACGCCAAGCTTTATTTAGGTTCTGGAAAAGCGGAAGAACTGGCTGAAATGGTAAAAGCCACTGAATCACGCGCTGTTGTATTCAATCATGATCTAAGTCCCTCACAACAACGAAATTTAGAACGTCTACTTGAGTGTCGAGTGGCTGATCGCACTGGTCTAATTCTCGATATATTTGCTCAACGCGCTAAGAGTCACGAGGGAAAACTTCAGGTAGAACTTGCTCAACTTGAGCATCTTTCTACACGCCTAGTCCGTGGATGGACCCATTTGGAGCGTCAAAAAGGCGGCATCGGTGTGCGTGGTGGGCCAGGTGAAACTCAACTTGAACTTGATCGGCGGATGTTGCGAGTTCGGGTTAAGCAACTCCGTGAAAAGCTTGATAAACTCAAACAACAGCGTGGAATGCAACGACGTTCTCGTCAGCGATCCCAAGTGATGTCGGTGTCACTGGTTGGTTATACCAACGCTGGCAAATCTACCTTATTTAATCGTCTAACACAGTCTAAAGTGCTCGCTGCAGATCAGTTATTTGCAACCTTAGATACTACCTCGCGCAAGCTTTACATTCCTGATGCTGGCGCAATGGTCATTTCTGATACGGTGGGTTTTATTAAACATCTACCCCATGCCTTAGTAGAAGCTTTTGGGGCGACGCTCGAAGAGTCTGTTCAATCTGACCTGTTACTACATATTGTAGATTCAGCAAGCACCAATCGCGATGAGCAAATTGAACAAGTCAACAAGGTGCTTGGTGAAATTGGGGCTCAGGACGTTGCTCAAATTTTAGTCATGAATCAAATTGATCGTGCAGGGTTACAGGCGGGCTTGGAGCGGGATGAATATGGTAGAATTTGCAAAGTGTTGATTTCAGCAAAAACTGGTGCCGGCTTGCAGTACCTAGAGCAAGCATTAAAAGAACATCAGCAACGCTTGTACGACTACAGAACAACTGAAGCGGCATACCTTTAA
- the hflK gene encoding FtsH protease activity modulator HflK has protein sequence MANDLGWGNRNNEGPPDLDEVMRQFSRKLKSLFGQTPETGGESNDKPKISALPILGLIGLVWIATGFYIVDQGSRGVVLRFGKHVETSFPGPRWHMPFPFESVTVVNMEQVRTIEIGYRSAEGSTGRSKQLNESLMLTDDENIIDLQFAVQYNLKNVEETLFNNRSAEEAVRGIAETAIREVVGKSKLDFALYEGRDEVSINTKKLMQEVLDRYKTGINVVSVTMQNAQPPEQVQAAFEDAVKAKQDLERQKNEGQAYANDVIPKARGTASRLLQEANGYKLRVENEAQGNASRFNQIFAQYQHAPEVTRSRMYLDAQEQIMSSVSKVIVDQKNGNSLLYLPLDKLIAATAANAPPVNTDVPGAPAAAETTTDAKVRNSSRSRERDSR, from the coding sequence ATGGCAAACGATCTTGGCTGGGGCAATCGTAACAATGAAGGCCCACCTGATTTAGACGAGGTTATGCGTCAGTTTAGTCGTAAATTAAAATCTTTATTTGGGCAAACTCCTGAGACGGGTGGGGAGTCAAACGACAAACCTAAAATTTCAGCACTACCGATACTTGGTTTAATTGGGCTAGTATGGATTGCAACCGGCTTTTACATTGTCGACCAAGGTTCCCGTGGGGTAGTTTTACGATTCGGCAAACACGTCGAAACATCCTTTCCTGGCCCACGTTGGCACATGCCTTTTCCTTTTGAGTCAGTTACAGTTGTTAATATGGAGCAAGTGCGCACCATTGAAATCGGATATCGCTCAGCGGAAGGTAGCACTGGACGAAGCAAGCAGCTCAACGAATCGCTCATGCTGACGGATGACGAAAACATTATTGACTTGCAATTCGCTGTGCAATACAACCTTAAGAACGTTGAAGAGACGCTTTTTAACAATCGAAGCGCGGAAGAGGCTGTGCGAGGTATTGCTGAAACAGCCATTCGAGAAGTTGTTGGTAAAAGCAAGCTTGACTTTGCTTTGTATGAAGGGCGTGATGAAGTCTCAATCAACACCAAAAAGCTAATGCAAGAAGTACTGGATCGTTACAAGACTGGCATTAACGTAGTGAGTGTAACGATGCAAAACGCTCAGCCTCCAGAACAAGTTCAAGCTGCTTTTGAGGACGCGGTTAAGGCTAAGCAAGATTTAGAGCGTCAAAAAAATGAGGGTCAGGCTTACGCAAACGATGTGATACCAAAAGCACGCGGAACAGCCTCAAGATTATTGCAAGAAGCCAATGGTTACAAATTAAGAGTTGAAAATGAGGCGCAAGGTAATGCAAGCCGCTTCAATCAAATCTTTGCTCAATACCAACACGCACCAGAGGTCACGCGCTCTCGCATGTATCTCGATGCACAAGAGCAGATTATGTCGAGCGTCAGCAAAGTGATCGTTGATCAAAAAAACGGCAATAGCTTACTTTATTTACCGCTAGACAAACTGATTGCGGCAACTGCTGCAAATGCACCACCAGTGAATACTGATGTGCCTGGAGCGCCAGCAGCGGCTGAAACTACCACAGATGCCAAAGTTCGAAATTCGTCGCGCAGTCGCGAACGCGACAGTAGATAA
- the hflC gene encoding protease modulator HflC, with the protein MRNLGAIFFGFLILVIVVSASAFTVDQREYALVKRLGEVVAIEKTPGLYFKVPFVDNVVYFDNRILTLNWEEPDRFITSEKKNVLVDSFVKWRIIDPQKYYVSVKGDEVQAERRLSQTVNDGLRAEFGKRTIHDVVSGERGQIMEILRQRADRDSRQIGIQVLDVRIKRVDLPENVSNSVYDRMEAERKGVANQLRSEGSAAAEKIRADADRQREVIVAEAFKEAQRVKGEGDAKAAAIYSAAYGKSPEFYAFYRSLEAYRNSFKSKSDVMVLEPSSDFLKYMRNSGAKK; encoded by the coding sequence ATGAGAAATTTAGGCGCTATATTTTTTGGTTTTTTGATTTTAGTGATTGTAGTCAGTGCTTCAGCATTTACAGTGGACCAACGTGAATATGCTTTGGTGAAACGCCTTGGTGAGGTTGTAGCGATTGAGAAAACACCGGGCTTATACTTTAAAGTTCCTTTTGTTGATAACGTGGTCTATTTTGACAATCGAATTTTGACCCTCAACTGGGAGGAACCTGACCGTTTTATCACTAGCGAGAAAAAAAACGTACTGGTGGATTCTTTTGTTAAGTGGCGCATTATTGACCCCCAAAAATATTACGTTTCTGTCAAAGGCGATGAAGTGCAAGCAGAGCGTCGTTTATCGCAAACAGTGAATGATGGACTTCGTGCGGAATTCGGCAAGAGAACGATCCATGATGTTGTTTCTGGTGAACGCGGTCAAATTATGGAAATCTTACGTCAACGTGCTGACCGCGACTCCCGACAAATTGGCATCCAAGTGCTGGATGTTCGTATCAAGCGTGTTGATTTGCCTGAAAATGTGAGCAATTCCGTTTACGACCGAATGGAAGCGGAACGTAAAGGAGTTGCGAATCAGTTGCGTTCAGAAGGTTCTGCTGCTGCGGAAAAAATCCGCGCCGATGCGGACAGACAGCGTGAAGTCATTGTGGCAGAAGCGTTTAAAGAGGCGCAACGCGTGAAGGGTGAGGGCGATGCTAAGGCTGCCGCTATTTATTCAGCTGCTTATGGTAAAAGTCCTGAGTTTTATGCCTTTTATCGAAGTCTTGAAGCGTATCGTAATAGCTTCAAGAGCAAAAGCGATGTCATGGTGCTTGAGCCAAGCTCTGACTTTTTAAAATACATGCGCAACTCTGGCGCAAAAAAATAA
- a CDS encoding ATP phosphoribosyltransferase regulatory subunit — protein MRNWLLPEYIEDVLPIEASQIEIFRRSLLDLLDVNGYQLVMPPMLEYLESLITGVGHDLDLATFKVVDQLTGRLMGVRADITPQAARIDAHMLNNQGVTRLCYAGSVLRTNPSGLAQTRQPMQLGAELFGHAGIEADIEIQRLMVKTLQAANVNALQIDFSHVGIFDSLMINTHANDLLKQSIYEALQSKDKTELRFLTKDFDADIREALCRLTELNGDVSVLDNALRDLPKSPKIKQALNDLQQVANALADLGVGISFDLAELRGYHYHSGMVFAAYAQGYAGPLAFGGRYDEVGQAFGRARPATGFSLDLRGLVKSLPTHTSTKAILAPYGYDPELLNKIEALRTSGERVIQALPGHDAHEKELGCDRRLIHQAGQWQVVAA, from the coding sequence ATGCGTAATTGGTTACTTCCCGAATATATCGAAGATGTACTCCCTATTGAAGCAAGTCAGATAGAGATTTTTCGCAGATCTTTGCTTGATTTGTTAGATGTTAATGGCTATCAGCTTGTCATGCCGCCGATGTTGGAATACCTAGAATCACTTATCACTGGCGTTGGTCATGACTTAGACTTGGCGACCTTTAAGGTGGTTGATCAGCTGACAGGCCGCCTCATGGGTGTTCGCGCTGATATTACTCCTCAAGCCGCTCGCATTGATGCCCATATGCTTAACAACCAAGGGGTCACCAGACTTTGTTATGCTGGGAGCGTTTTACGAACAAATCCTAGCGGACTTGCCCAAACGCGACAGCCTATGCAGTTGGGTGCTGAATTGTTTGGCCATGCGGGGATTGAAGCTGATATTGAAATTCAACGCTTAATGGTGAAAACACTTCAAGCTGCTAACGTGAATGCATTACAAATCGACTTCAGTCACGTGGGTATTTTTGATAGCTTAATGATTAATACCCATGCAAATGACTTATTAAAGCAGTCAATTTATGAAGCTTTGCAAAGTAAAGACAAAACAGAGCTAAGATTCCTGACTAAGGATTTCGATGCTGATATTCGCGAGGCTTTATGTCGACTGACGGAACTGAATGGTGATGTCAGTGTGTTGGATAATGCCTTAAGGGACCTTCCAAAATCCCCTAAAATCAAACAGGCACTCAATGATCTCCAACAAGTTGCCAATGCCCTCGCTGATTTGGGTGTTGGGATTAGTTTCGATTTAGCCGAACTTCGGGGCTATCACTATCATAGTGGTATGGTGTTTGCTGCTTACGCACAGGGCTATGCTGGGCCATTAGCTTTTGGTGGTCGCTATGATGAGGTCGGCCAAGCTTTTGGGCGTGCACGTCCGGCGACTGGCTTTAGTCTTGATCTCCGAGGGTTAGTTAAATCGTTACCAACGCATACATCTACAAAAGCAATACTGGCTCCATACGGATATGACCCTGAGTTATTGAACAAGATTGAAGCATTAAGAACTTCTGGTGAGAGAGTTATTCAAGCGCTCCCAGGTCATGATGCGCACGAAAAAGAGTTAGGGTGTGACAGGAGATTGATTCACCAGGCAGGCCAGTGGCAAGTTGTGGCCGCGTAG
- a CDS encoding adenylosuccinate synthase has translation MAKNVVVIGTQWGDEGKGKIVDWLTDHAQGVVRFQGGHNAGHTLVVGQGSEQRIYKLNLVPSGIVRTGVNCYIGNGVVLDAGHLLKEIKELEDGGLEVKNRLKVSPGCPLILDYHVRLDVARELKRGAEKKIGTTGKGIGPTYEDKVARRALRLYDLFYPEQFGEKLRDVLDYHNFVLTHYLGAEAVDFNQQLDSALAKAEHIKPMVADISAALYEANKAGQNLLFEGAQGTLLDVDHGTYPYVTSSNCVSGQASAGTGVGPSMLHYVIGITKAYTTRVGGGPFPSELDIDSEGAPGTQMSVKGQEIGTVTKRKRRCGWFDAAALRRSARINGLSGLCITKLDVLDGIHELQICTGYKLDGKIVDMLPVGADDVARCQPIYEPLPGWTENTFGVNRWEDLPLNARNYLKRLESLCEVPVDIVSTGPERDETIVLRHPFGA, from the coding sequence ATGGCTAAAAATGTAGTTGTTATTGGTACCCAATGGGGTGACGAAGGTAAGGGGAAAATTGTTGACTGGTTAACAGACCACGCGCAAGGTGTTGTGCGTTTTCAAGGCGGTCATAATGCTGGTCATACGCTTGTAGTTGGGCAAGGTAGCGAGCAGCGTATTTACAAACTTAACCTAGTGCCTTCTGGTATCGTTCGCACAGGGGTGAATTGCTATATCGGTAATGGCGTAGTCCTTGATGCTGGTCATTTACTCAAAGAGATTAAAGAACTTGAAGATGGTGGTTTGGAAGTTAAAAATCGTCTAAAGGTGAGTCCAGGTTGTCCATTAATTTTAGATTATCACGTACGTTTAGATGTCGCGCGTGAACTAAAACGTGGCGCTGAGAAGAAAATTGGTACGACAGGTAAGGGGATAGGTCCAACTTACGAAGATAAGGTTGCCAGACGTGCTTTACGTTTGTATGACTTATTCTATCCAGAACAGTTTGGCGAAAAGCTACGCGATGTATTGGACTATCATAACTTTGTCTTAACTCATTACCTTGGTGCGGAAGCTGTTGACTTTAATCAGCAATTAGATTCTGCACTAGCGAAAGCTGAACATATCAAACCAATGGTTGCTGACATCTCTGCAGCGCTCTATGAGGCAAACAAAGCGGGTCAAAATCTATTATTTGAAGGTGCGCAGGGAACATTATTAGATGTCGATCATGGCACCTACCCATATGTCACTTCAAGCAACTGCGTATCGGGACAGGCATCAGCTGGAACGGGTGTTGGCCCGAGTATGCTGCACTATGTAATAGGTATTACTAAAGCCTACACAACCCGCGTTGGCGGTGGCCCTTTCCCAAGCGAGTTAGATATTGACTCTGAAGGAGCCCCCGGCACTCAAATGTCAGTTAAGGGCCAAGAGATTGGAACGGTGACCAAACGCAAGCGTCGTTGTGGCTGGTTTGATGCCGCTGCTTTACGTCGTTCCGCAAGAATTAATGGCTTATCAGGACTATGCATTACCAAGCTTGATGTGTTGGATGGTATTCACGAATTACAAATTTGCACGGGTTACAAACTAGACGGAAAAATAGTCGATATGTTGCCGGTTGGCGCAGATGATGTTGCAAGATGTCAGCCAATTTACGAGCCTTTGCCAGGCTGGACTGAAAACACTTTTGGCGTCAATCGTTGGGAAGATTTGCCGTTGAATGCACGGAATTACCTCAAACGTCTAGAGAGTTTATGCGAAGTGCCTGTTGATATTGTCTCAACAGGGCCTGAGCGTGATGAAACCATCGTATTGCGCCATCCATTTGGTGCTTGA
- a CDS encoding flavoprotein, with protein sequence MKPVQKQRMAWALTGSGHYLRECIDIFNKLEDVDLFLSKAAAEILQQYGYHHNVGKVYQDKTASAVPVELFYRGAYHTVVIAPTTSNTVAKMVYGISDNLVTNIFAQAGKCRVPNIVFACDTEEEVESEAPRNNMVKVYPRRIDLENTAKLKAFEETTVVENMQQLDSAIQARLACLKASSF encoded by the coding sequence ATGAAGCCAGTTCAAAAACAACGTATGGCATGGGCTCTAACTGGCTCAGGTCATTATTTGCGGGAATGTATCGACATTTTTAACAAGCTTGAAGATGTCGATCTTTTTTTGAGCAAAGCGGCTGCTGAGATCCTTCAGCAATATGGTTATCACCATAATGTCGGTAAAGTTTATCAAGACAAAACAGCCAGTGCTGTTCCAGTTGAGTTGTTTTACCGTGGCGCGTATCACACGGTAGTTATTGCACCAACAACTTCAAATACCGTGGCAAAAATGGTCTATGGGATTTCAGACAATTTAGTCACAAATATTTTTGCCCAAGCAGGGAAGTGCCGAGTACCCAATATTGTTTTTGCATGTGATACTGAGGAAGAGGTTGAATCAGAAGCGCCTCGCAATAATATGGTAAAAGTCTATCCAAGAAGGATTGACTTGGAAAACACGGCAAAACTCAAAGCATTCGAAGAAACAACAGTCGTCGAGAATATGCAACAACTCGATAGCGCGATTCAAGCAAGATTAGCGTGTCTGAAAGCCTCCTCTTTTTAA
- a CDS encoding DUF6513 domain-containing protein, with protein sequence MSESLLFLTGKLAEKSLQQVLASIQPTPFKYRVTQIGVSVAALMTPELIARRLQDVGDATQVIVPGLCCGDLTILEDKYGVPVARGPVDLKDLPQYFGRGGKVPDLTKYEVNIFAEIVDAPQLSLDDILARALHFKAQGANIIDLGCLPNTPFPHLADAIKLLKKTGLKVSVDSLNADDLLLAGRTGADFLLSLTEHSLWIAQEVDAIPILIPAKSGSLPSLYRAIEGMKKIGKPFIADAILDPIPFGFTESIVRYQKLRKRYPEIEIMMGVGNITELTDADTTGINAILFGIITELRINAVLATSVSPHAINAVAEADIARRMMYASREENRLPRDYTSGLLGLHDRRPFTYSPDEVAAFAAQIKDPSFRIQVSKDGLHIYNRDGMLTDVDPFKLYPHLKVEDDASHAFYLGVELARAQIAWQLQKRYTQDEELEWGINTHKSDQSGKTAHREASMKEKKQK encoded by the coding sequence GTGTCTGAAAGCCTCCTCTTTTTAACTGGCAAGTTGGCCGAAAAAAGCTTGCAGCAGGTATTGGCAAGCATACAGCCAACCCCTTTTAAATATCGCGTTACTCAAATCGGCGTTTCTGTTGCTGCCCTAATGACGCCCGAATTGATTGCAAGGCGACTTCAAGATGTCGGTGATGCGACTCAAGTGATTGTGCCTGGGTTATGTTGTGGAGACCTCACAATACTTGAAGACAAATATGGCGTGCCTGTTGCGCGAGGCCCTGTGGATTTGAAAGACCTGCCACAGTATTTCGGCCGAGGAGGTAAGGTGCCAGACCTAACAAAGTATGAAGTTAATATTTTTGCTGAGATTGTCGACGCCCCTCAGCTCAGTCTTGATGATATTTTGGCGCGTGCCCTTCACTTTAAAGCCCAAGGGGCTAATATCATTGATCTAGGCTGTTTACCCAATACGCCTTTTCCCCATTTAGCAGACGCAATAAAATTACTAAAGAAAACGGGGTTAAAAGTCAGTGTTGACTCTCTCAATGCGGATGATCTTTTATTGGCAGGGAGAACTGGTGCTGACTTCTTGCTGAGTTTGACAGAGCATTCCCTATGGATTGCACAAGAAGTGGATGCAATTCCGATATTAATTCCTGCCAAATCTGGTAGCTTGCCATCTCTGTATCGTGCAATCGAGGGTATGAAAAAAATAGGTAAGCCATTTATTGCCGACGCAATTTTAGATCCTATTCCATTTGGATTCACTGAGTCTATTGTGCGATATCAAAAGCTTCGCAAGCGCTATCCAGAGATTGAAATTATGATGGGGGTTGGAAATATCACTGAGCTGACCGATGCGGACACCACTGGAATTAATGCGATTTTATTTGGCATTATTACTGAACTGCGCATTAATGCAGTCTTAGCGACATCAGTGAGTCCGCATGCAATCAATGCGGTTGCTGAGGCCGATATAGCAAGGCGCATGATGTATGCTTCGCGAGAGGAAAATCGTTTGCCTCGCGACTACACCTCTGGACTATTGGGTTTGCATGACAGACGTCCATTTACTTACTCACCGGATGAAGTTGCAGCATTTGCAGCGCAAATCAAAGATCCTAGTTTTAGGATTCAAGTAAGCAAAGATGGATTACATATCTACAATCGCGACGGCATGTTAACCGACGTGGATCCTTTTAAACTTTATCCGCATTTAAAGGTTGAAGATGATGCGTCACATGCTTTTTATTTAGGCGTTGAGCTAGCAAGGGCACAAATTGCATGGCAGTTACAAAAACGATATACCCAAGATGAGGAGCTGGAATGGGGTATTAATACCCACAAGAGTGACCAGTCTGGAAAAACTGCACACAGAGAAGCATCAATGAAAGAAAAAAAGCAAAAGTAA
- a CDS encoding DUF447 domain-containing protein has protein sequence MSASMKTSDKINEIILITECENGAAHIAPFGVRERNGLILIAPFRPSLSLDNLMSGRSATINMTDDVRVFAGVLTGRRNWPVQTIGSALILASALSYQSLELVKVEDDQVRPNLYFRVIKEEMLKAFQGYNRAQAAVIELCVLVSRLNMLPLEKITQEMSYLGIAIEKTGSHREIEAWKWLVEAVENHQAQISGGHIA, from the coding sequence ATGAGCGCTTCAATGAAAACCTCGGACAAAATTAATGAGATTATTCTCATTACTGAATGTGAAAATGGCGCTGCCCACATTGCGCCTTTTGGGGTGCGTGAAAGAAATGGCTTGATCCTGATTGCGCCTTTCAGGCCGTCATTAAGTTTAGACAACTTAATGAGTGGTCGGTCTGCCACCATTAATATGACAGATGACGTAAGAGTATTTGCAGGTGTATTGACTGGGCGACGCAACTGGCCTGTTCAGACAATAGGAAGCGCTTTAATACTTGCATCAGCACTTTCTTATCAGTCACTTGAATTGGTGAAAGTCGAGGATGATCAAGTGCGTCCTAATCTCTATTTTAGAGTGATCAAAGAGGAAATGCTTAAAGCCTTTCAGGGTTATAACCGTGCGCAAGCTGCTGTCATTGAGTTATGTGTTTTAGTCAGCAGATTAAACATGTTGCCACTAGAAAAAATTACGCAAGAAATGAGCTACCTTGGGATTGCCATAGAAAAAACGGGAAGCCATCGTGAGATTGAGGCTTGGAAGTGGTTAGTGGAAGCCGTTGAAAATCATCAAGCGCAGATTTCAGGGGGGCATATTGCTTAA
- a CDS encoding (5-formylfuran-3-yl)methyl phosphate synthase — MLASVASVEEALIALEAGVDMIDLKNPALGALGALNHALVKEIVLTINQRSAVSATIGDLPMDPDIIFEASSAMIATGVDIVKIGFFGRDHHTECLKALKPLSTHNKLIAVLFSDEQPKLNLMLDSLALFANAGFYGVMLDTADKTNGHLLSYLDVDQLAEFVRQSKMLGLITGLAGSIQAEHINQLLIADPSYLGFRGALCEQNQRVFGLDISKVKRIKNQLH, encoded by the coding sequence ATGTTGGCAAGTGTTGCAAGCGTCGAGGAGGCTTTAATTGCGCTTGAGGCTGGGGTTGATATGATCGACTTAAAAAATCCTGCTCTTGGCGCTCTTGGTGCTCTTAACCATGCCTTGGTCAAAGAGATCGTTCTGACCATTAATCAACGCTCCGCAGTCAGTGCAACCATTGGAGATTTGCCAATGGATCCTGATATCATTTTTGAAGCAAGTAGCGCCATGATTGCAACAGGGGTTGATATTGTCAAAATAGGTTTTTTTGGGCGAGACCATCACACTGAATGTTTAAAGGCTTTGAAGCCCTTAAGCACTCATAACAAGCTGATAGCCGTTTTATTTTCTGATGAGCAACCGAAATTAAATTTAATGCTAGACTCGCTAGCACTTTTTGCAAATGCAGGGTTTTATGGGGTGATGTTAGATACCGCAGACAAAACCAATGGGCACTTGCTCAGTTATCTAGATGTGGATCAGCTTGCTGAATTTGTGCGCCAATCAAAAATGTTAGGATTAATTACAGGACTAGCAGGCTCTATTCAAGCTGAACATATTAATCAACTCTTAATAGCTGACCCATCATATCTGGGTTTTAGAGGGGCGCTATGTGAACAAAATCAAAGAGTATTTGGTCTTGATATAAGCAAAGTTAAGCGCATTAAAAATCAGTTGCACTAG